From one Bacteroidota bacterium genomic stretch:
- a CDS encoding class I SAM-dependent methyltransferase, with product MEVQTESVTEKHTYQLGFSEMYADDMYNKTGRLQKANKAISVLRDYLGELNNLTALDIGCSTGIMTNYYAPHFKNITGVDIDEPAVIYAEANKENNNSKFFVADAMNTKLPANNFDVIFCANVYEHVPDTKKMLHEISRLLKPGGVCYFAAGNRLVWKDGEYRLPLLTVVPKSWAHLYLKMLGKGNYYYETHFTYWTLKKMVSDFDLTDYTKKIIKNPVKYCATEMIKQGSFNDPGMNSLWSCHRDEMPLREAQKSMFTSW from the coding sequence ATGGAAGTTCAAACAGAATCTGTCACAGAAAAGCATACCTACCAGTTAGGGTTTTCAGAGATGTATGCCGATGATATGTACAATAAAACCGGACGTCTGCAAAAAGCAAACAAAGCTATTTCTGTATTAAGAGACTATTTGGGAGAGTTGAATAACCTTACTGCTCTTGATATAGGCTGCTCAACCGGAATAATGACTAATTATTACGCCCCTCATTTTAAAAATATTACTGGCGTAGATATTGACGAGCCAGCGGTTATATATGCTGAAGCAAACAAGGAAAATAATAATTCGAAATTTTTTGTTGCTGATGCCATGAATACAAAACTGCCTGCAAATAATTTTGATGTAATTTTTTGTGCCAACGTATATGAGCACGTACCGGATACAAAAAAAATGCTTCATGAAATAAGCAGACTTCTAAAACCTGGCGGAGTATGTTACTTTGCAGCGGGAAACAGATTAGTATGGAAGGATGGCGAATACCGCCTCCCTCTGCTGACTGTAGTTCCAAAATCATGGGCGCATCTTTATCTTAAAATGCTGGGAAAAGGAAATTATTATTACGAGACTCACTTTACCTATTGGACTTTAAAAAAAATGGTTTCTGATTTTGATTTGACAGATTACACTAAAAAAATTATTAAAAACCCGGTGAAATATTGCGCTACAGAAATGATAAAACAAGGATCTTTTAATGACCCCGGCATGAACTCCCTGTGGTCTTGCCACAGGGATGAAATGCCGTTGCGCGAAGCGCAAAAGAGTATGTTTACTTCATGGTAG